A segment of the Siphonobacter curvatus genome:
TGGAGAAAGCAACCCAGCCTGCCCCTAACGTCGTCTTTGTCTCGGGACACGACCATGCTTTACAGCATATTGTAGATGGGAACCGGAATTTTATTGTCAGTGGATCAGGTATCAATCGGGAACGGGTCAAAAAGGGCAAGAAGGCTCGTTTCGTTAGTGGTGAATGGGGCTACGTAGTCCTCGACGAACTACGCGACGGCCGGGTACAAGCCGCGTTCTACACCGTCGACGAAGCCGCTCAGGCAACCCTGGCTCATACGGCCCAGATCTACAAAATTGACCGCAAGACCACGCCAGATCATGCTCGAATTCGGGAAAAATCCTGGCCCGATTCCGTAACCGTAGCCATTGCTCCGGATTACGATAGCGTGAGTACGCTGCATCGCCGACTGTTCGGAGAAAACTATCGCAAAGTCTGGGCGACCCCCGTCACCCTACCGGTATTCGACATTACCAAAGAAAAAGGAGGCTTCAAGATTCTCCAACGCGGCGGTGGGCAACAAACCAAATCCCTGCGGCTGGAAGATGCTTCGGGAAAAGAGTGGGTGCTTCGTACCATTCAGAAGGCTCCCGAAAAAGCCCTGCCTGCGTACCTACGGCAAACCGTGGCGAAAGACATTATTCAGGATCAGATTTCGGCGGCCTTCCCCTTCGCCCCCCTGGCGGTATCCACGCTGGCGGAAGCCGCTGACGTACCGCATGCCAACCCCAAAATAGTCTATGTACCCGACGATCCGGCTCTGGGTGTCTACGGCGTTGATTTTGCCGGTACGGTCTGTTTACTCGAAGAACGCAATCCGGTTACCGAAAAAAGCCTTAGTACCCCCAAGCTCATCGATGCCCTGCAAAAAGACAATGATGACCGCGTCAATCAGCGGGCCGTCGTTCGGGCCCGTATGCTGGATTTATTGATGGGCGACTGGGACCGGCACGAAGATCAATGGCGGTGGAGCAGTCGGAAAACCAAAAACGGCAAGGTGTACGAACCCATTCCCCGCGATCGTGATCAGGTCTTTTTCAAGTCGGGCGGACTGTTTCCCTACATTGCCGCCCGTTCGTGGTTACAGCCCAAATTCCAGGGTTTCCGCGATCACCTGCACAACGTGAATGGCTTCATGTACAACGCCCGGTACTTCGACCGGATGTTTTTGCAGGAGCTTAGTCAGCAGGACTGGCAGGAAGAAATCACCGTTCTGCAGGGCAAGCTGACCGATGCCGTACTCGAAGCCGCCGTCCGGCAGTTTCCCGATCCGATCCAGAAAAGTTCGGGAGCTGATATTCTAGCGACGCTCAAAGCCCGCCGGGCCAATCTGCTCGGCGAAGGCCTCACCTATTACCGGTTCCTGGCCCGGGCAGTCGATATTCCTGGCAGTAATAAAGCCGAGCGTTTTGAGGTGGAACATCAGCCGGATGGCCGCGTGTCGGTCCGGGTGTACAAAATCGGCAAGGATAGTACGCTGAAACAGCAATTGTACCACCGCGTGTTTGACCCAGCCGAGACGAAGGAAATTCGCTTGTACGGTCAGGCGGGTACCGACCAGTTTGTCGTGCGCGGTACGGCTTCTTCCGGTATAAAAATACGCCTCATCGGTGGCGAAGGCATCGACCGATTTGCCCTTCAGGACACGCAAAAAAGTCAAACGCAGGTGTACGACCTTCGTACGGAAGCCAATGTCTGGCCCGAGCCCCAAACGGCTCAAGTACACGCCTCCAGCGATCCCACCATTAACGCTTACGACAACCACGCTTTTAAGTACAACCGCTTGGCTCCACTGGCCTCAGCGGGCTTTAACTTGGACGATGGTATCCTACTGGGAGCCGGATTTCAGTTTACCAAACACGGCTTCCGCAAATCACCCTACGCCTCCATGAACCGGCTGCTCATCAGCCACGCCCTGGCTACGGACGCAACGGCCATCAAGTACGACGGTATTTTTACGCATTTACTGGGTAAAAACGACCTCTGGATCAACGCGTACCTGCGGGCTCCCGATAACGTGACCAACTTTTTCGGCATTGGTAACGAAACGGTTTACGAAAAAGGACGGAAAATTCGTTATTACCGCACCCGCTACGATTTAAGTACGGTATCGGCCCTGCTCAAACGTCGGTTGGGACAACACTTACAGGTGATGGCGGGTCCAGTTTTTCAGTATTTTAACGTAGATATGGAGGATAATCAGGGGCGATTCCTGGAACGCTATTTAGCTGAAAATAATGCACCCTTTTTGCGGCGACAGTTTTACGGCGGTTTGCAGGCGAGTGTCGTCATCGACAACCGGAATAATCTTACCCTTCCTACCCGGGGCCTGTACTGGAATACGACGGCGATGACCTTACAGGGTTTTGGCGACCAACGAAACCACATGACACAGTTGAGTACCGACCTGACCGTTCACGCCAGTTTCTCGAACGCCGCTCGTATCGTCATTGTCAACCGGATTGGTGGGGGACTGACCTATGGTAATCCGGCCTTCTATCAATTACAGTATCTAGGTGGACAGGACAACCTGCGGGGCTTCCGGAAGTACCGTTTTGCGGGAGAAAAACAGGTGTATCATAACCTCGAAATCCGGACGAAGCTGTTTAATTTTAACTCCTACCTCTTTCCGGGCACCGTGGGGCTCACGCTTTTTAACGACCTTGGACGGGTCTGGGTGAAAAACGAGAACTCTCAACGCTGGCACGATGGGTACGGGGCGGGGCTGTACGTTTCGCCAGCCAGTCTACTCATTTTCAACGCATCTGTAGCGTTTTCGAGGGAAGGAACCCTACCCTACGTTTCCGTAGGATTCCGCTTTTAAGCAAAAGTTGACTTATATTACCAGCCAGTATTTTTCTAAACCGAGTCGTAATGACTGATCCCTTAGTATCGAAAGCGGAAGCTCATGTGCTGCGTCTGTACGACGAACATCCCACGCCTTCACTGGCCTACCATACGCTTACCCACACACAGGAGGTCGTACAGGCTGCTGAGGCCCTGAGTCATCAGTATCAGTTGAACGAAATGCAGTACCGGACGGTACTCGTGGCCGCCTGGTTTCACGATGCGGGCTATTTATTCAGCCCGAAGATGCAACACGAGGAAAAAAGTGCCGAGCTGGCAACGGCATTCCTTCACAGTGAAGGACAGTCTGCCGAGCTAATTGCCCAGGTAGAAGGTTGCATTTTGGCGACCCGAATGCCCCAAAAGCCCCACAATTTACTGGAAGAAATTATCTGCGATGCGGATTTGTCGCACCTGGGTAGCGTCGATTACAAAGACAAAACCAAACTTTTGCGGAAAGAAATAGAGGCCATGAAAGGCATCCAGATTTCGGGAAACCTCTGGCGAATGGGCAATATTGAATTCATCCAGTCGCATCAGTATTTCACACCCATGGCCCGAAAAATGTTTGACGCAACGAAAGCCGAAAACTTGCGGCGACTACTGGATAAGCAGGCCGAAAAAACCGACGCACCTACGCAGCCACTTGTCGCGGAAAAGAAAAAGAAAGACCCCGAACGCGGGATCGAAACCATGTTCCGGACGACGTCCACCAACCATTTACGCCTGAGTGAAATTGCCGACAGCAAAGCCAATATCATGATTTCGGTCAATTCCATCATGGTTTCGGTGGTGGTATCGGTCTTGTCGCACCGGCTGGAAAATCACCCGCAGTTGATTCCGCCCACGGCCATCTTTCTGCTTACGGCTGTCCTGACCATCATTTTTGCCGTACTGGCCACGCGACCGAACATTACCCGGGGCACGGTGAGTATGGATGACATTCGGCAGAAGAAAGCCAACCTGCTGTTTTTCGGTAATTTTTACAACATGACCCTGGAAGATTATGAACGCGGCATTGATGCCATGATGAAGGATAGCGAATTTCTCTACGGTAGCATGACCCGCGACATCTACCACCTGGGCGTCGTACTGGGCAAGAAATATAAGCTCCTTCGCATCGCCTATAACATTTTTATGTTTGGGTTTGTCGTATCCATTCTATCGTATCTAATTGTATTTACGTTCCTGGAAGATTAACCTTTAAGGCCATCCGGCTCGTCGGATGTTGTTCCATACGGCAATAGATTCCCCACGCTAGGGCTTACCTATAGTCTACTGCGTTTATTCTCCTTCGTTGGTTCGCTGGTATACCTTTTTCTAGAAGTATACCAGCGTTTTTTGTTTCCCCTTACGAAAAACGGTACGTCAAGGCTGCCTCCTTTAGCCCTAAACTAAAGCGGCGGAAATTGCCCCTTAGGCGTACAGGTCATTAGCATCTTTTATTCAGTTACTCAAAAAATAGTGAATGCTTGTACATTCTTTCAATCGTGCCTAGTCCGCCCGAGGGGTATTGCTGCGTACGAGCCTGAAAAAGTGCAACGTCTGAACCCTTGAGTATTTATCCTTTTTCATCTTTTTTAAACCGTTCTATGAACCAACTTTCTACGGGTTCAGCCGCATCGGGCGGCTCGAACAAGGGGACTTCTGCTGTAGGTCGCCGCACCTTTCTTCGTTTTGCCGGTTTGTCTTCCATTTCAGCTCTTACGTTAACCACGTTAGCCTGCGAAGACCACAAGCCCATCGTATATGATCCCAATTTCATTGATTTAGGATTTGGCGATGTGGGCATTATGAACCTGTCGTATGCTCAGGAGCAACTGGAAGTAGCGTTTTATTCAACCGTGATTGAAAGCCCTGCCTTTAATCAACTGTCGGCGGAAGAAAAAGCTCTGTTCGTGGATCTCCGCGACCGGGAACGTACGCACCTAGAGCTGTTTCGTTATCTGCTGGGAGACAAAGCCATTCCAATGCTGACGCCGAACTTCGACAACATCAAGATTGGCTCGCGTGAAGAAATCCTGAAAACGGGCCATACCTTCGAAGACTTGGGCGTTGCCGCTCTGAACGGAGCGGGCCGGTTTGTAACGGACATGGAACTGTTGAATCTTTCGGGTAAAATCGTATCGGTGGAAGCTCGCCACGCGGCTCTGCTCCGCGATCTGCTGCATCCGCGATCTAACATGCCAGGCAGTTTTGCCGGGGATGACATCATCACGCCTGATACGGGTCTGGATCGGGCCCTGTACCCGCAACAAGTGGTCGTGCTGGCTCAGCCCTACATTAAAGAGCGAATCACGGCGGAGCGGATTCCCGTTCAATAGCATCGGCCTTTTTCTATCTACTTACTACTTGACTCTCTCTTGAACTTCGATTCAATCCATGAATATTTTTCAGATTTTTTCCGATATTGAAAAAATAGATGGCGACGCTACGGAGCGTTTATCCTTCTACTCACGTCGTTATTTTCTCCGCAAGGGCACGAAGGCAGCTACTGCGGCCGCCCTACCCCTCGCCTTGGCCAGCGTCACACAAGAAGCCTTTGCTCAGTCCACTGAAGTACAGGAAGTGCTAAACTTCGCTTTGACGCTGGAATACCTGGAAGATGAATTCTATAAAAAGGCATTGAGCAGCAGCCTGTCGTTCGGTGGTGATCGGTCCGTATTTGAGCAAATCAGCAAGCACGAAGACGCTCACGTAAAACTATTGAAATCAGCGTTGGGCAGTGCTGCGGTAGCCAAACCCAGTATGTTCAAATTCGAAGAAGTATTTCCGGGCGTATTCTCAGATTATCAAACCTTCCTGATCGTTTCGCAGGCCTTTGAAGATACGGGCGTTCGGGCCTATAAAGGACAAGCTCCGAAGCTCTACAAACAGGCGGTACTGACAACGGCCCTGCAAATTCATGCGGTTGAAGCCCGTCACGCCGCCGAAGTGCGTCGAATTCGCGAAGGACGCGTCTGGATCACCAAAAACGAACCGGACGGAGCTCCGGCTGCCGTATACGCCGGCGAAGAAAACGTGGTACAGAAAGTAGACGTCACCAAACTGGGCCCCGGATTCTCGGACATCGTTGTCTCGGAAGCCTTCGACGAACCCCTGACGAAAGAACAGGTACTCGCCATTGTATCTCCGTTGATTGTGATGTAGGATACACTTTATACACAAAAAAACCTGGGCCGTATGACCCAGGTTTTTTTGTTTCACTCGTTCAAACTATCCTTCAATATCGGTCAGAATCGACGCGTATTTCGGTTGCCAGCCGAGTGTCTTCCGGGCTTTCGTGGCATCTACACGACTGTTGGAAGCCAACCCGTATGAGGAAGCGTCGGGGCCCCAACGTTCGATGGCCTCATCTATGGGTAAGGCCACCGTTTTTCCGCCAAAACCCAGTTTCTTGCTGATACTTACAGCAATATCCTTTAGAGCTGCTTCGCCATTCTCGGCGTAATAATACGAACCTGCAGGAGCATTTTCCAGGGCTAGCCAGTACAACTCCGCTAGATCCGCCATGTGGACGTTCGACCAGATGTTTTCGCCCGCTTCAATGTGTACTCCGGCTTGTTTTTCTCTGGAAATGTCCATCAGCATCGGCACCTGAATGCTGTCTTTTTTCAAACCCAATCCAGCACCATAAATCATAGTAGGGACGATGACAATACTACGGATTCCCCGCTGGGCTGCTTTAAGCACGGTATCGTTGATGACGACCCGCTGGGCTTTTTCCAGCCGTGGTTCAAGCGGAACATCTTCGTGGTACACAACGTCGCTCCTTTGCCCCACTGACTTATCGCCCACTAGACTGGAGCCGGAGGTGTGAATGAACGTTTTTCCGGTTCCTTCCAGAGCTTCGAGAAACGTGGCTACTACGTGTACATCATCGGCGTCGGCAGTATTAATCACGGCATCCGCTTGGCGAGCTTCTTCCCGTAATAATTTCAGATTGTGCAAATGTCCGATGACTGGGGTAATTCCTAATGCTTTGAGTTCTTCCGCGGCGGAAGCTTTCCGTACCAGGGCGGTGATTTCGTAACCTTTTTCGAGTAATACCCGGGCAATGGAACCGCCAATGTAACCCGTGGCTCCGGTAATGAATATTTTTTTCATGGCTAATGGACTAAGTTAAGCGTATACTGTTTCGAGTTGTTGATTGATAAACGTCATTTCTTCCGCCCGAATGTCCACGTGCATGGCCTGGGCATTTTCAATGGCCTGCGTAGCATTACGAGCCCCCGCCAGTACCACACTAATACCGGGTTGCAAGGTGGTCCAGCGTAATACTAATTGTGATACAGTGGCTCCTTTGGCTTCGGCCAGGGGAGTGATTGCGGCTAGAAATGTTTTTATTTTTTCCGCCGGAAACTGGCCAAAATAGCCGTTGCGGTGATCGTCGGCTTTGAGTTGGGAATCTTTAAAATACTTGCCCGTAAGTAAACCCCGTTCCAGCGGACTGTAAGCAATGATGGACAGGTTCTTCTTCTGGGTGTACGGTACGATATCTGCTTCAATACTGCGGTTGAGCATACTGTAGGAAACCTGTTCGGAAGCCAGCGATAGCGTTCTTTCGGCTTCTTTCAGTTGATCCAGCGAGTAATTACATACACCCGCCGCCCGGATTTTACCCTGTTGAAGTAAGGTTGCCAGAGCTTCCATCGTCTCGTCAATGGGCGTGGTGGCGTCAGGCCAGTGTACTTGCAACAAATCAATGTAATCAGTCCCGAGGCGATGGAGACTTTCTTCGAGTTCCTTGATGATAGCCGTTCGGGCCGTATATTTATAAACGGGTACGGTGTTACCCTGCTCTTCGGCGTCGAAAAAATACTCACCTCGCCCCTGATTACTCTGGTCCCATACTAACCCGAACTTCGTCAGGATCTGAATCTGATCACGGTTTTTGCCTTTGATGGCTTCCCCAATCATTTCTTCACTCCGGCCCAGTCCGTAGAAAGGAGCCGTATCGATACTGGTTACGCCTTCATCCAGCGACGCGTGAATGGCCGCAATTGAATCTTTTTTCGCATTGCCACCCCACATTGTACCGCCAATGGCAAAGGCTCCGTAAGTGAGGGCCGATACGAACACTCCGCTCGATCCTAATTCTGTATATTCCATGACTTTACTAAAGTACCGCCCGTCTATGGCGGTTGTTTGTTGTTCAATTGATGAGGCAAAATTAGCCGTCGTCAACCGGAGAAACTGGACCGCATTTCGGAAGAACGGGTACTTTATACAGAATGGATCGTTCATAAAAAAAGCTGCCCTTCGGGAGACAGCTTAATCCAGGTAGCACGTAGGTTAATGGGCTTTTTCTCGGTGCTGTTTAGGCGTGCGATTGGTATAGCGTTTAAAGAAACGCGAGAAATACGAAGGGTCTTCAAATTTCAGCAGAAAACAGATTTCGGCTACGCTTAGCTGCGTATTCAGCAGCAATTGGGAAGCTTCTTTGAGCGTTCGTTCACGAATGAGTTCACCCGGTGTCTTTCCTGCCACAGCTTTGATTGTATCATTCAGGTGATTTTGCGTAACATTCAGCTTTGCCGCATAGGTAGCCAACGATTGCGTCTGAATGGGTTGGAGCTGTTTGAGCGGCTCAAAATCCTGTTCAAACAGCCTAGTAAAGGCTTTCGTCAATCGTAATCCGGCGGTACTTTGATCATTGAGGCATTGTTCAGGGTCGCATACCATCATTCGCTGGGCTTTTTGTAGAATGACGGTAAGAAAGGCCCGAATCAAATCAGCCTTATGGGGGTTTGGGGAGTGATACTCCTCCTCGATCTCCCGGAAGAAATTGCTAAAGTATTGCGTTTGAGCTTCGTCGAGGTACAGAGCCGAACTACCTTCGATATTGAAAAAAGGATATGAAGCGAGTGTTTGCTGGTCCTTGAGATTTTCCTGAAAGAAATCGGAGGTAAAGGCACAGAAATAGCCGGCGTGTTCATCAACTGTAGTTTGCCAGGAAGTAATCATGCCGGGTGATACAAAGCAGAGCATACCGGGTTTAAGGTAGTACTCGTTTACGCCGAAGGTATGGATTCCCTCACCGCCGGTAATGAGAATGACCATGTAAAAATCCAGTCGGTTGGAGGTAATGGTTTGCTGACAGCGAAACCGGAAATCATCCCGCCGATGGATTTCAAAATGAGCTACACTAGCTCGAATCGCTTCTTCGGACCACGCCGAATCGCCCTGAAAATATCGTTTCCGGAAGCTTTCCGTCGTATACGTCGGAATCAAGGACGTTTTCGTTTTCATGACCAATAACCGGATGGTGTAAGATTATCAGAACGATACGGGCAAGAAAAAGTTCAGGAGAGATAGTTCAACAAAGCTAGTCTAAGCTTATAGAAGTGAAGTAGCCCTTTAGAATTACTTCTACAATTTATTATAGTATTAGCCACAAAAAGACCTGTACAACTATTTATAGGGGTCTTTGTCTTTAAAAGAACGTACTGGTACAAAACTCGAACTCTTTTTTCTTATTTTCCGACCTATTATTTTAACTTTTTCAGTTCTTTGTTTAGATATTTCCTCACGGGCTTTCCTCCATACGGTTTTTTGTTTCGATTTTGTCAATAGCGTTGTAGTAAATGAGCTTGGCAACAATGGCAGGTTCTGATGTATGAAAAGCAGATTTCTTCGTCAGTGTTATTAAAACCACCTTTTAGAACCTATTCCTTTACTTCGGACAGGCATTTTAGAATTAATTGTATTACAGCCTTTATTCGTTGTATCGAGCAATCAACCTCAATCTCCAATTCGTTGATTGCTATTTCCAGCCTTTGTAATATTTTACTATAGAATTTATCCATTCCGTTATCTTGATTGACCCTTGGTAAAGATCAGATATTGGATAGTTTGCTTAAATACTCGCTTCCTAACGGAGATATTTCATAGCCAACGTTATGGCTTATGGTCAAGCCTAAGTTTTTCAGTTTTCGGATATTCAGCTTCAACCATTCTTTTCCAAATCCTGTCAATTTTGCTATACCTATGGCGTGTAAATTGGGATTGTTTTTTATGGTTAATAGAACTTTGTTTGTCCAATGTCCCTGCTTACTATAATTATCCAACCGCTCTAACTTTTTTTTAAATCTACAAACCCCTGTTCTGATAGTCGTGTTTGCTCCCTCAACTTAATTCGTGGGTCTGCGGAATAATAGCTGACGGATATTTTGAAAATCGTTCCTGTGCTGCTGGGTGTAAATGATTTTAGTAATTGTTGTTTACCTGTAAAACCTGCCTGTATTGCGTCTTGTTCAGTTATATCATTTTCGCTTATGGTTTCAATTTTACCGATTTTAACCAAGCCAACAGACGTATGCAAAAGGCTTCCGCATTTTACAGAAGCCTTTTGCCACTTACGAAATGCAAATGTAATTTCTCCCGATTTAATACCTTGTAGGTGTATTCCCTTAAATAGCATGATTATAATTCTTTTACATACTTCTTCAAATCAAATGACTTTCTGCCAAGCAATTTCTCAAGTGTACTGTCCACATGGGAAAATTCGCCTACTTTAATCCCATTCGCCATACTGACCAATAAATCCACGACCTCGACAGGCATTTGATAGCTAATTAGTTCTTCTCTGAATACTTCATCTGAAATATCCACATGGTTTATGGTTATACTTTTTTCTGTACTTATCAACCGTGCCAATTCATTAAATGAATATGCTGTGTTACCTGTTATTTCATAGATCTTATTTCCATGTGCATTTCCCGTTAATACGTTTACAATGGCTTCCGCTATGTCCGCCCGTGACACAAAACTTACTTTCCCACTCCCCGATGGATAACGGATTTCATTCGTTTGTAAGGCGTTCCCAATCAGTTCGGGTATGGCTTCCATATACATACTGTTTCTGAAAAACGTGTACGGGATATTTGACTTTCTTATCAGTTCTTCCGTATGGTATTGCGTTTGTGTTCCTTGAAAAACGGTGTTCGGTCGAGTTTGCACCATACTGGTATAAACAATGTGCTTTACGTTGTTTTCTACGATTGCATTTACAACATTCCTTTCCTGCTGTTTGGCTGTCTCTATATCCACTCCGATAGTAGATATTTGCAATACTGTTTCCACACCTTTAAAGACTTGTTTAAGTGTACTGTAATCGTTGTAATCTGCTTGTCTGACAGTTACGCCCTTTTCTTTAAATTCATTTATCGTTTCGGGATTTCTGACAATGGCAACAATATCGGTTGGTGCGACTTTCTGTAACAAAAATGGAATGGTTGCTTTGCCTAAATTTCCATTTGCTCCTGTAATGGCTATCATAACTTTCCTTTTAGGCTTCCAATGCAAACAAAGCGAGCCGATTACCCTCACTATCCAAAATATGTGCAATAAAGCCCGATTTTATAGGTATTGTTTCCAATATAATTTTACCGTTGCTTGCTTTCACTCTTTCAAGGACAAGGCTTAATTTTTGCCCTGCATTAAAATATAGAATTGCGGACTGATTGGGTTCATTGCCTTGATTTTGCACCAACAAGCCAGAGACATTGCTACCATTAAATGGAAAAGTCAAGGATTTAAAACCCCCGATTTCCATTTGTGTCAATGAGATTTCCAATACATTCTCATAGATTTTTTTGCCCTGTCAAAATCGTTTACTGGCAGTTCAAACCAAGTAATTACATTGTTCATCATTTTTAATTTTTGTGATGGAACAAAATTATCTTGAATTGAAATTTCAAAATTGGATAAAACCGACAGGGATTATATTTTCCATTCAGGAAAGTTCTCTACATGTTCATTGGTCTGCTGAATGAACTGTTTAGGATTCATTCCTGTAAACGCCTTGAACTCCCTAATGTAGTGTGATTGGTCAAAATAATCGTTTTGGTACGCTAAGTCCGTAAGGTTGTAGAAATCTTTTTGACGTAATGCTTGTAAGCCCGACTGAAAACGGACGATCCTTGAAAATGCCTTTGGGGATATGCCGACATAGTGTCTTATCAATCTTTCCAAAGAACGTTCGGATAAATTCATTTCCGTTTGAATGTCTTTCAATGTCTTTCCATTTTGCAGAAGCCTAGTTGCAAAATCTGCTTTCTTAGCATGATGTTCTACCTGTCGTATCCGTTTAAGAAAAAAGTGTGAGATAATCTCAATTTTATCATGTGCCGAAGTTGCATTGACAAGTTGCTCAAGAATTGGGTCGGTGGTAAGGTTGTCTATTGAAATGTGTTGGTTAGTCAGTTCAAATGCATCTATATTGAAAATGGTTTTTAGTGCTGTTGGTTGCAGATATACGCCAATACTTCTAAAATTTCTTATTGCTTTTTGTTCACTATGATAGGTTGTTTGCCCGTACAAAAACATTTGCGGTAAGACCTGATGTTTGTTGTCGAGAAAGAGGTTTGCTTCTTCTTGAAATATAAGCCCAGATAACCCGTCTGGTATAATTTTAAAAATTTTATCGCCAACATCTTCCAATATCCAAAAGTATCGGATATAGTCCTGTAAAGGCTTGATTGGAAGAATCTTTTGATAATACATTATTTGTCTTTAAGAATATCAAGATAGGATTTTTTATAAACAAGTCAAATGTTATAACTCGTCACGTTGTACAATCTTTATAATACCTATCTACTCCATATCTCAACCTATTTGCTCAAATACCAAATTTGGAGGGTGTTATTATTACCTGTTAAGGCAAGTAGTTTTGAGGCACAGAATGAATTTCGATCACCTCAATATGTTCTGATGAACAGA
Coding sequences within it:
- a CDS encoding BamA/TamA family outer membrane protein, with the translated sequence MRTFFFLRRSLILLLVFGGLLPIRAQQARPDSVVHRLVLIGDAGRLYKGKNPVVDAVRARYSFDDPQTTMLYLGDNVYPHGLSDEASPDYDSLTTILRYQAQLGIGKASQVLFIPGNHDWSKDHPDGWEKIKRQGRWLDSLNSPNIRLLPAGGCPGPELVELNDHLVLIIVDTQWWLHPNDKPGRDSDCACKTEDEVVTRLSELVYLNRDKGIILATHQPFRSYGIHGGYYTLKQHIFPFTDINPHLYIPLPVIGSIYPIARGVFGTVQDLPNPIYKHMARVLEKATQPAPNVVFVSGHDHALQHIVDGNRNFIVSGSGINRERVKKGKKARFVSGEWGYVVLDELRDGRVQAAFYTVDEAAQATLAHTAQIYKIDRKTTPDHARIREKSWPDSVTVAIAPDYDSVSTLHRRLFGENYRKVWATPVTLPVFDITKEKGGFKILQRGGGQQTKSLRLEDASGKEWVLRTIQKAPEKALPAYLRQTVAKDIIQDQISAAFPFAPLAVSTLAEAADVPHANPKIVYVPDDPALGVYGVDFAGTVCLLEERNPVTEKSLSTPKLIDALQKDNDDRVNQRAVVRARMLDLLMGDWDRHEDQWRWSSRKTKNGKVYEPIPRDRDQVFFKSGGLFPYIAARSWLQPKFQGFRDHLHNVNGFMYNARYFDRMFLQELSQQDWQEEITVLQGKLTDAVLEAAVRQFPDPIQKSSGADILATLKARRANLLGEGLTYYRFLARAVDIPGSNKAERFEVEHQPDGRVSVRVYKIGKDSTLKQQLYHRVFDPAETKEIRLYGQAGTDQFVVRGTASSGIKIRLIGGEGIDRFALQDTQKSQTQVYDLRTEANVWPEPQTAQVHASSDPTINAYDNHAFKYNRLAPLASAGFNLDDGILLGAGFQFTKHGFRKSPYASMNRLLISHALATDATAIKYDGIFTHLLGKNDLWINAYLRAPDNVTNFFGIGNETVYEKGRKIRYYRTRYDLSTVSALLKRRLGQHLQVMAGPVFQYFNVDMEDNQGRFLERYLAENNAPFLRRQFYGGLQASVVIDNRNNLTLPTRGLYWNTTAMTLQGFGDQRNHMTQLSTDLTVHASFSNAARIVIVNRIGGGLTYGNPAFYQLQYLGGQDNLRGFRKYRFAGEKQVYHNLEIRTKLFNFNSYLFPGTVGLTLFNDLGRVWVKNENSQRWHDGYGAGLYVSPASLLIFNASVAFSREGTLPYVSVGFRF
- a CDS encoding Pycsar system effector family protein; translation: MTDPLVSKAEAHVLRLYDEHPTPSLAYHTLTHTQEVVQAAEALSHQYQLNEMQYRTVLVAAWFHDAGYLFSPKMQHEEKSAELATAFLHSEGQSAELIAQVEGCILATRMPQKPHNLLEEIICDADLSHLGSVDYKDKTKLLRKEIEAMKGIQISGNLWRMGNIEFIQSHQYFTPMARKMFDATKAENLRRLLDKQAEKTDAPTQPLVAEKKKKDPERGIETMFRTTSTNHLRLSEIADSKANIMISVNSIMVSVVVSVLSHRLENHPQLIPPTAIFLLTAVLTIIFAVLATRPNITRGTVSMDDIRQKKANLLFFGNFYNMTLEDYERGIDAMMKDSEFLYGSMTRDIYHLGVVLGKKYKLLRIAYNIFMFGFVVSILSYLIVFTFLED
- a CDS encoding ferritin-like domain-containing protein — translated: MNQLSTGSAASGGSNKGTSAVGRRTFLRFAGLSSISALTLTTLACEDHKPIVYDPNFIDLGFGDVGIMNLSYAQEQLEVAFYSTVIESPAFNQLSAEEKALFVDLRDRERTHLELFRYLLGDKAIPMLTPNFDNIKIGSREEILKTGHTFEDLGVAALNGAGRFVTDMELLNLSGKIVSVEARHAALLRDLLHPRSNMPGSFAGDDIITPDTGLDRALYPQQVVVLAQPYIKERITAERIPVQ
- a CDS encoding ferritin-like domain-containing protein; the encoded protein is MNIFQIFSDIEKIDGDATERLSFYSRRYFLRKGTKAATAAALPLALASVTQEAFAQSTEVQEVLNFALTLEYLEDEFYKKALSSSLSFGGDRSVFEQISKHEDAHVKLLKSALGSAAVAKPSMFKFEEVFPGVFSDYQTFLIVSQAFEDTGVRAYKGQAPKLYKQAVLTTALQIHAVEARHAAEVRRIREGRVWITKNEPDGAPAAVYAGEENVVQKVDVTKLGPGFSDIVVSEAFDEPLTKEQVLAIVSPLIVM
- a CDS encoding NAD-dependent epimerase/dehydratase family protein; its protein translation is MKKIFITGATGYIGGSIARVLLEKGYEITALVRKASAAEELKALGITPVIGHLHNLKLLREEARQADAVINTADADDVHVVATFLEALEGTGKTFIHTSGSSLVGDKSVGQRSDVVYHEDVPLEPRLEKAQRVVINDTVLKAAQRGIRSIVIVPTMIYGAGLGLKKDSIQVPMLMDISREKQAGVHIEAGENIWSNVHMADLAELYWLALENAPAGSYYYAENGEAALKDIAVSISKKLGFGGKTVALPIDEAIERWGPDASSYGLASNSRVDATKARKTLGWQPKYASILTDIEG
- a CDS encoding aldo/keto reductase, which encodes MEYTELGSSGVFVSALTYGAFAIGGTMWGGNAKKDSIAAIHASLDEGVTSIDTAPFYGLGRSEEMIGEAIKGKNRDQIQILTKFGLVWDQSNQGRGEYFFDAEEQGNTVPVYKYTARTAIIKELEESLHRLGTDYIDLLQVHWPDATTPIDETMEALATLLQQGKIRAAGVCNYSLDQLKEAERTLSLASEQVSYSMLNRSIEADIVPYTQKKNLSIIAYSPLERGLLTGKYFKDSQLKADDHRNGYFGQFPAEKIKTFLAAITPLAEAKGATVSQLVLRWTTLQPGISVVLAGARNATQAIENAQAMHVDIRAEEMTFINQQLETVYA
- a CDS encoding AraC family transcriptional regulator; its protein translation is MKTKTSLIPTYTTESFRKRYFQGDSAWSEEAIRASVAHFEIHRRDDFRFRCQQTITSNRLDFYMVILITGGEGIHTFGVNEYYLKPGMLCFVSPGMITSWQTTVDEHAGYFCAFTSDFFQENLKDQQTLASYPFFNIEGSSALYLDEAQTQYFSNFFREIEEEYHSPNPHKADLIRAFLTVILQKAQRMMVCDPEQCLNDQSTAGLRLTKAFTRLFEQDFEPLKQLQPIQTQSLATYAAKLNVTQNHLNDTIKAVAGKTPGELIRERTLKEASQLLLNTQLSVAEICFLLKFEDPSYFSRFFKRYTNRTPKQHREKAH